Part of the Nitratireductor thuwali genome, CTCGTTCCGGAAGTTCTTCATCACCGCATAAAAGCCGCGGTTCACCTCGCCCAGGACGTTCTCGGCCGGCACGCGGACATCCTCGAAAATCAGCTCGGCCGTGTCCGAACACAGCCAGCCGGTCTTGTTCAGCGCCCGGCCGACCGAAAAACCCGGTGTGCCCTTTTCGATGGCGAACATGGTGATCCCGCGTGAGCCCTTGGCATCGGGGTCGGTCTTGGCGGCGACAAAGTAGAGATCGCCATGCACCCCGTTGGTGATGAACATCTTGGTGCCGTTCAACACCCAGTCCGACCCATGCTGCACGGCGCGTGTGCGCATCCCCGCAACGTCCGAGCCCGCGCCCGGTTCGGTCACGGCGACGGCGGTGATCGTCTCGCCCGCGGTGATGCCAGGCATCCAGCGCGCCTTCTGCTCGGGTGTGCCGGCGTTCTCCAGATGCGGCGAGGCCATGTCGGTATGCACCAGCACCGTGGCCGAGAACCCGCCGTAGGTGGACCGGCCGACCTCCTCGGCCAGCATCACGCTCGACATGACATCGAGCCCGGCGCCGCCATACCGTTCGTCATAGCGCATGCCGAGAACGCCGAGCGCGCCCATTTGGCGTAGCACCTCGCGCGGAACCATGCCCTTCTCTTCCCAGGATTCACCCTTGGGCTTCACCTCGGTCTCGATGAAGCGACGCAGCTGAGCTCGGATCATTTGGATATCCTCGCCGAACGGGGCGATGGCCGCGGCGGTGGTCTCGTGTCGGGTCATGTCCTGTTCTCCGGATCGAGTCTCACCAGGGGCGCGCCACCGGCGATCGTGTCGCCCGGCGCGCAGTAGATCTCGGCCACCAAGCCCGCGACGGGTGCGGCCAGGCCTTGCAAGAGTTTCATCGCTTCGAGCACCACGAGCGTTTCACCCTTGCTCACCCGGTCGCCGAGGGCTACGCGAATCTCGGCCACCGCGCCGGGCATGGGAGCTCTCAGCGTGTCGGCACCGCCGGCGGCGCCGGAGGCGCGTTGCAGGTGCCGGTCCTGGAGCGTACGAAGTGGCACCATCATCATGCCTTCCGGCGCGGAAAGATGTACCTGCCAGCGGTGGCCGGACCGCAGCACATGGGCCCGGCGGGTGAAGGGCGCGCCGTCCATCCGCCCGGTCAGACGCTGCGCGGTCAGGCGCGCACCTTCGACACCAAGCCTGGTGCGATCGGGTAGGATTACCTCAAGCCGCGTTCGCTGCCCCGCGACCCTGATCGGCGCATCGGCGTCATCGCTCCAGTAACAGGCCGCGCCCGCCCGCCCCGCAGCCTCTGTCAGCCGCCAGGCGCCGAGGCTCTGCCAAGGCGTGTCCGGCGCGGGCGCAAGATGCAGGTGCAGGGCCAGCGCGGCCAGAGCGCGGGTTTCGTCGTCGGCCACGGGGGCGGTCCAGCCGCAGGGAAACATCTCGGCCAAACTGGCAGTATAGTGCGCCACGGCAACGAAGTCGGCATGTGTAATCAGCGCTCGTTGAAACGCCAGGTTCACTCCCACTCCGCCGGTCGCAAAGTCATCGAGCGCCGCGACCGCCTTGCGGATCGCCTCGTCACGGTCCGCACCGTGGGCGATCAACTTGGCGAGCATCGAATCGTAGTGATGTCCCACGACCGATCCTTCTTCCACCCCGCTGTCGAGCCGCACGCTCCCCGGCGGCGCCCAGAGCGTGATCGTCCCGGTTTCGGGGCGGAAATTCTCGGCCGGGTTCTCCGCGGCAAGGCGGACCTCGATGGCGTGGCCGTCAAACGAAACCTCCTCCTGCGCAAACCCCAGCACCTCGCCACGCGCGATACGCAACTGCCACTCCACCAGATCGATACCAGTGATGGCCTCGGTCAATGGATGTTCCACCTGAAGGCGGGTGTTCATCTCCAGAAAGTAGAATTCGGCCCGCGCGGGGTCGTACAGGTATTCCACCGTGCCTGCCGAGCGGTAGCCAATGGCCCGCGCCAGCCGCACGGCGGCATCGCGCATGGCCGAGCGCAAAGCGTCGGGGATATCGGGGGCGGGCGCTTCTTCGATCAGCTTCTGGTGGTTGCGCTGGAGCGAGCAGTCGCGATCGCCCAGATGCAGCACATGGCCATGCGCATCGCCCAGCACCTGCACCTCGACATGGCGGGCGCGCGGCGTGTAGCGCTCCAGGAACACCGTCGGATCGCCAAAGGCGCCCTTCGCCTCGGCCCGCGCAGCGGCGATGGCCTCGCCTGCTGCGCCGGGATCGGTGACAAGCCGCATTCCGCGCCCGCCGCCGCCGGCGCTGGCCTTGACCAGGAAGGGCACGCCGAGTGCCTGCGCCTCCTTGAGAAGCAGGTCGTCGGACTGA contains:
- a CDS encoding acyl-CoA dehydrogenase family protein; this encodes MTRHETTAAAIAPFGEDIQMIRAQLRRFIETEVKPKGESWEEKGMVPREVLRQMGALGVLGMRYDERYGGAGLDVMSSVMLAEEVGRSTYGGFSATVLVHTDMASPHLENAGTPEQKARWMPGITAGETITAVAVTEPGAGSDVAGMRTRAVQHGSDWVLNGTKMFITNGVHGDLYFVAAKTDPDAKGSRGITMFAIEKGTPGFSVGRALNKTGWLCSDTAELIFEDVRVPAENVLGEVNRGFYAVMKNFRNERIVLGAMACAEAQAAMDMTVDYVKQRRAFGGVLWNKQVVRQRLADCLTRIEAGRQLVYHAARLDAAGVECVREVSMVKAYCGELANSVLYDCVQFHGGMGYMRENPVERMSRDVRVQAIGGGATEVMLEEVAKRM
- a CDS encoding acetyl/propionyl/methylcrotonyl-CoA carboxylase subunit alpha, which codes for MAGELSFTRVLIANRGEIAGRIQRACRKLGLEAVAVFSEADRDAPFVAEADHAVCIGPAAPAESYLKVDAILEAARASGAGAIHPGYGFLSENAEFAARVEEAGLVFIGPSPEAIARMGSKIEAKAAAEAAGVPVLPGYRGADQSDDLLLKEAQALGVPFLVKASAGGGGRGMRLVTDPGAAGEAIAAARAEAKGAFGDPTVFLERYTPRARHVEVQVLGDAHGHVLHLGDRDCSLQRNHQKLIEEAPAPDIPDALRSAMRDAAVRLARAIGYRSAGTVEYLYDPARAEFYFLEMNTRLQVEHPLTEAITGIDLVEWQLRIARGEVLGFAQEEVSFDGHAIEVRLAAENPAENFRPETGTITLWAPPGSVRLDSGVEEGSVVGHHYDSMLAKLIAHGADRDEAIRKAVAALDDFATGGVGVNLAFQRALITHADFVAVAHYTASLAEMFPCGWTAPVADDETRALAALALHLHLAPAPDTPWQSLGAWRLTEAAGRAGAACYWSDDADAPIRVAGQRTRLEVILPDRTRLGVEGARLTAQRLTGRMDGAPFTRRAHVLRSGHRWQVHLSAPEGMMMVPLRTLQDRHLQRASGAAGGADTLRAPMPGAVAEIRVALGDRVSKGETLVVLEAMKLLQGLAAPVAGLVAEIYCAPGDTIAGGAPLVRLDPENRT